CTTCGCAAGGAAGACCTCGTGGAACTCGAGAAACAGTTCGATCACTCGCTGATGCCCGCCGTGGAGGAGATGACGGAAGCGGACATCGACGACCTCGTCGCCTTCCTGACCGACCTCGGAGGGGGATCATGAAGACTGTCACGGTCTCCGCGCTCGCGGCGGCGACCTTGCTGTGCAGCGGGGTTCTCGCGGGCACAGCCGCGCAGGTACCGTTCGAGCGCCTCGTGAACGCGGACGACGAGCCGCACAACTGGTTCACGTACTCCGGCAACTACGCCTCGCACCGTTTTTCCGCGCTCGACGAGATCCACCGCGGCAACGTCGGAGAGCTGAAGGTGATCTGGGCCTACCAGATGAGCGGCGGGCTCATCGAGACGACGCCGGTCGTGGTCGACGGCGTGATGTACGTGACGGAGCCGCCGAGCAACGTGAGCGCGCTCGACGCCCGCACCGGGCGCCGCCTCTGGCACTGGTCCGCCGATGTCCCGTCCTCGACGAAGAACATCGGCTTTCCGCGGGTGAACCGGGGCGTCGCGATCCTCGATGAGACGGTGTTCGTGGGCACGCTCGACGCCCGCCTCGTGGCCCTGGACGCCGGATCCGGCGCCGTCCGCTGGGAGGTGGACGTCGCGGACAACTTTCTCGGCTTCTCGATCACGACGGCGCCGCTCGCGCTCGACGGCAAGGTCATCGTCGGCGTGTCGGGCGCGGAGGCCGGCGCGAACGGGTTCGTCGACGCCTACGACCCCGGCACCGGAACTCTCCTCTGGCGCACGTTCACGATCCCGCGGCCGGGCGAGCCGGGGAGTGAGACGTGGGGCGGCGACAGCTGGGAGCACGGCGGCGGTTCGACGTGGCTCACCGGTTCGTACGACGCCGAGCTGGATCTCCTTTACTGGCCCACCGGGAATCCGGCGCCCGACTGGAACGGGGACCTGCGGCCCGGCGACAACCTGTACACGAACTCCATCCTCGCCCTGGATCCCGACACGGGCGAGATGCAGTGGTACTTCCAGTACACGCCGCACGACACGCACGACTGGGATGCGAATCAGATCCAGGTGCTCGTGGACGCCGAATGGGAGGGTGAACCGCGCAAGCTGGTCGTGACGGCGAACCGGAACGCCTTCTACTACGTGCTCGACCGCCAGACCGGCGAGTTCCTGCACGGCGTGGAGTACTCGAAGCAGACGTGGGCCGAGGGCCTCGACGAGAACGGCCGGCCGATCGTGATCCCGGGAACGGAACCCACCGAGGAGGGGAACCTCGTCTGGCCCAGCCTGCAGGGGGCGGCGAACTGGTTCAGCCCCTCCTACAGCCCCGACACCGGGCTCTTCTACCAGCCGACCCGGATCATGGGGGCCATCTACTACAAGGCGGAAGTCGAATACGAACCCGGCCAGCCGTTTCTCGGCGGCGGTGAGCAGGCGCTATCGGGAGACGACGCGAGCGGTGCGGTCAAGGCACTCGACGTCCTCACGGGAGAACTGCAGTGGGAGTTCCCCCTGCTCTCCCCGCCGTGGGCGGGCGTGATGGCCACGCGCGGCGGTCTCGTCTTCGGGGGGAGTAACGAGGGCAACATCTTCGCCCTTGACGCCGAGACAGGCGAGGCGTTGTGGGACTTCCAGGCCGGCGCCGGTGTCCGCACCGCCCCCATGTCGTTCGAGGTGGACGGAGAACAGCGCGTCGCCACCGCCGCGGGCGCCGTCCTGTGGGTATTCGGACTCCCCTAGCCTCGTGTACGGACGAAGATCGAACAACTGGTGACTTGAGCAGGAGGCCGTCATGACATCCCGGAACCGTCTTTCCGTGCAACAGCTGCGGCGCCGCGCCGTGCCGGCCATGGCGCTTCTCGGAGCAGCGCTCCTGTCGGCGACCGTCGCCGCGCGGGCGCAGTCGCCCTTGCCGTCTCCGCCGAGCGTCGAGGAGATCGACGCGTGGGTCGAGGACGCCATGGCGCGGTGGGAAGTGCCGGGGCTGGGTCTCGCCATCGTCCATGAAGGCCGGAGCTACCTGTCGACCGGTTACGGGGTGCGCGAACTGGGTCGGGACACGCCCGTCGACGGAGGGACGCTGTTCAGCATCGGCTCCTGCTCGAAGGCGTTCGGAGCCGCCACCATCGCGTCCCTGGTCGAAGAGGGGAAGCTGCGCTGGGACGACCGCATCACGGACCACATCCCGTGGTTCCGTCTCCACGACCCGTGGACGACGCGCGAGATCCGCGTGCGGGACATCGTCACGCACCGTGTCGGGACCGGGAGCAACCAGCCGCTGCGCCCGCTCGTCACGGACCGGCGAGACTATCTCATGCGCCTCCCCCACACCGATCCGGACCACGCCTTCCGCGACCGCTACGGCTACACGAACGACATGTTCGTGCTCACCGGCCATCTGGTGGAGACGGTTTCCGGAACGGATTGGGACTCCTACGCGCGCGAGAAGCTCTGGAATCCGCTGGGGATGACGACGACGACGGCGCGCATGGCGCCCGCCAACGCGAGCCCGAACCACGCCGAGCCGCACGCGATCGTTGAGCGGCGGTTCATCGGGAACGCGGCGACCACGGGAATGCCGCTGGAGCCCGTGCCGTGGCAGTACGCGGAGGACGTCACCGTGCCCTCAGGCGGCGTGATCACCTCGGCGGACGAGATCACCGAGTGGATGCGGTTCCACGTCGGCACACACCCGAACCCGCCGCTCTCGCGGTCAACCGTCGAACTCATGCATACGCCGCACACCGTGATACCGAACCCGAGCAGCTGGATGCCCTTCGAGGGGCCGGGCGCGTACGCGATGGGTTGGTCGACGGGGAGATTCGGGGACGTCACGGGCGTGGGCCACGGAGGGAATGCCCTGGGGTTCAACTGCTCGATCGCGCTGGCGCCGGAACAGGGCTTCGGCGTGTGGGCGACGACGAATCGGAACTCCGAGCTTCCGTGGGTGCTCACGCAGTGGGCGATGGCGCGTTTCGTGGGCACGGATGAACTGCGGAGCCGCGATTGGCATGCGGAATTCGAACGGAGCGTCGCCGAGGGGAACCGCCGGATCTTCGAGGCGGAGGAGGCGCGGCAGGCAGCCCGGCTCGACCAGGGGCCCTCGGTGCCGCTCGAGGCCTACGTCGGCACGTACCGCAACGGCTACGCCGGCGAGTTGCGCATCCGCCTGACGGACGAAGCGATCCCGCCGCTCATGCCCGCGGAGGGCCGGCTGGGCCGCTGGGACGGGACTCCGGGAGTGAACGAACGGCCGGCCGCGAACGCATCGGCGGGCGCCGCACGCAACGGGACAGGCAACGGGCCGGCGAACGGAGCTGAAGAATCGGCCGACGAACTGCGGCTCGTGGCCGAGTTCGATGGCCGGGAACGGCCCGTGCGGATGCCTCTCGAGCACTGGCACGTCGACCGCTTCGACATGTGGTTCGGCGATGTCAGGATCGGCGTCTCGTTCCTGCTCGATGACACCGCGCGCGTGACGGGCGTCGAGATGGACTACTACGGTCGCTTCGAACGCGTGCCCTAGTGGCCGCGGCAACGAGCCCCGCTGCGCTCAAGCGGCGCTGACGCGGGGTCTGCCTCGGCCTGCCGGGGGTCAGCGGACGTACAGCCGGTTCGCGTAGCTGTACGCGGTGACCGCCGACACGATGTGGCAGATCCAGCCCAGCGTGCCGCCGGTGCCGAGCCACAGGCCGGGGGTCACCAGCAGCCAGAAGAGTCCGCGCAGGAACTTGCCGTTGTACCACTGGCCGATGCCCGGCACCAGGAAGCTCAGCACGGCGGCCGTCAATGGGTTCTTCACGTGTGTCCTCCCCGGGAGTCCGTCGTTCCGGGCGGGCGGGGCCACGCCCGTACCGTGACTTCCTACGCGGGGTCGGCGATGGGAGTTTCCGGACCGGCGGCCTTCAGCCCGCGGCGCAGCCCCCGAGATGCCGGCTGAAGAACTCCTCCAGGCGCGACCAGGTGTCGACGCGGTTGTCCGGGTTCCGGAAACCGTGCGCTTCGTCCGGGTACGTCTTCACCTCGATGCTCTTGCCGAGCCGCTCGAATTCGGCCACCGCGTTCTCGAAGTTCTGGATCGGAACGCGGCGGTCGAGTTCCCCGTGCATGAGGAGAACGGGGGCCGTGATGTCGGCGATGCGCGACACGACGTTGCTCTTGGCATACGTGTCGGGGCGCTCCTCGGGCGTGCCGCCGTGGCCGGTGACGGAGAAGATCTTCCCCAGCCGGTCCGTGTACTCGAGCGTGTTCAGCTTCGAGTAGGCACCGCGCATGGGGACGGCCGCGTCGAACCGGTCCGGCGTCAGACTGATCGCCGACAGCGACATGCTCCCGCCGTAGCTGCCGCCGTAGATCCCCACCTTTCCGTTCACGTAGGGGAGCGTGCGCAGGAAATCGGCCGCCGCGCCGGCATCGCGCGCCTGGTCCCACAGCCAGTCCTCGACGGAGAGTTCCTGGAACTCGCGACCGAAGCCGGATCCCCCGCGGTAGTTGATCGCGAGCACCACGAACCCCTTTGAGGCGAGGTACTGTTCGGTGAGATTGAGACCCTGCTGGTAGGAATTCGTCCCGCCCCCGTGGACCTGGACGAGCGCCGGGCACGTGGCTCCTTCCGCCCCTTGCGGCGGGTCGTAGAGGAAGCCCTGGATCCGGAGCCCATCGAAGCTGGGGAAGGCGATCTCGCGGGGCGCCGCGACGGATCGCCAGGACGGCGCGAACGAGGTGAGGCGCTCCGGTACGCCGCCGATGAGGTCGAGGGCGTACGCTTCCCCTCCCCGTGTCGGCGACGAGTGGACGAAGGCGAGGGTGCCGGCGCCCGCCGTGTGGCTGACGCGCGAGATCGTCCCCTCCAGGTGGGTGACGCGCGTGGCCACGCCGCC
The DNA window shown above is from Candidatus Palauibacter polyketidifaciens and carries:
- a CDS encoding PQQ-dependent dehydrogenase, methanol/ethanol family, encoding MKTVTVSALAAATLLCSGVLAGTAAQVPFERLVNADDEPHNWFTYSGNYASHRFSALDEIHRGNVGELKVIWAYQMSGGLIETTPVVVDGVMYVTEPPSNVSALDARTGRRLWHWSADVPSSTKNIGFPRVNRGVAILDETVFVGTLDARLVALDAGSGAVRWEVDVADNFLGFSITTAPLALDGKVIVGVSGAEAGANGFVDAYDPGTGTLLWRTFTIPRPGEPGSETWGGDSWEHGGGSTWLTGSYDAELDLLYWPTGNPAPDWNGDLRPGDNLYTNSILALDPDTGEMQWYFQYTPHDTHDWDANQIQVLVDAEWEGEPRKLVVTANRNAFYYVLDRQTGEFLHGVEYSKQTWAEGLDENGRPIVIPGTEPTEEGNLVWPSLQGAANWFSPSYSPDTGLFYQPTRIMGAIYYKAEVEYEPGQPFLGGGEQALSGDDASGAVKALDVLTGELQWEFPLLSPPWAGVMATRGGLVFGGSNEGNIFALDAETGEALWDFQAGAGVRTAPMSFEVDGEQRVATAAGAVLWVFGLP
- a CDS encoding serine hydrolase produces the protein MTSRNRLSVQQLRRRAVPAMALLGAALLSATVAARAQSPLPSPPSVEEIDAWVEDAMARWEVPGLGLAIVHEGRSYLSTGYGVRELGRDTPVDGGTLFSIGSCSKAFGAATIASLVEEGKLRWDDRITDHIPWFRLHDPWTTREIRVRDIVTHRVGTGSNQPLRPLVTDRRDYLMRLPHTDPDHAFRDRYGYTNDMFVLTGHLVETVSGTDWDSYAREKLWNPLGMTTTTARMAPANASPNHAEPHAIVERRFIGNAATTGMPLEPVPWQYAEDVTVPSGGVITSADEITEWMRFHVGTHPNPPLSRSTVELMHTPHTVIPNPSSWMPFEGPGAYAMGWSTGRFGDVTGVGHGGNALGFNCSIALAPEQGFGVWATTNRNSELPWVLTQWAMARFVGTDELRSRDWHAEFERSVAEGNRRIFEAEEARQAARLDQGPSVPLEAYVGTYRNGYAGELRIRLTDEAIPPLMPAEGRLGRWDGTPGVNERPAANASAGAARNGTGNGPANGAEESADELRLVAEFDGRERPVRMPLEHWHVDRFDMWFGDVRIGVSFLLDDTARVTGVEMDYYGRFERVP
- a CDS encoding prolyl oligopeptidase family serine peptidase is translated as MKARTLPGTSWIASLLLVSAACGTPDDAMPGGGAPVVLDLTLDNIHRNSAGAHGVSISPDGRRLAISGSGPDGAGLYLAARDGAGGFGTPRFWLQGSNPVWAPGGDRIAFAAGGQIRVADVGDVEARPLMDRMEGVRAPAFSPDGRTIAFYSTASGHQDIWLVPADGATPPRQLTEAAMALDDPRFAPAWRPDGREILYVSNASDYWRDDLWLVNVETGDRRQLTRSLMAMSTPVWSPQGDRIAVFGTARDEYWYEDLSYIYVIEDLEAGAGASERIVDMQVYATDAAMRHAPSWSADGAFIYFPYLERGTVNVWAVPHAGGVATRVTHLEGTISRVSHTAGAGTLAFVHSSPTRGGEAYALDLIGGVPERLTSFAPSWRSVAAPREIAFPSFDGLRIQGFLYDPPQGAEGATCPALVQVHGGGTNSYQQGLNLTEQYLASKGFVVLAINYRGGSGFGREFQELSVEDWLWDQARDAGAAADFLRTLPYVNGKVGIYGGSYGGSMSLSAISLTPDRFDAAVPMRGAYSKLNTLEYTDRLGKIFSVTGHGGTPEERPDTYAKSNVVSRIADITAPVLLMHGELDRRVPIQNFENAVAEFERLGKSIEVKTYPDEAHGFRNPDNRVDTWSRLEEFFSRHLGGCAAG